CCATATCCGCCATCCCCATTCACCTGCAGCATCAAATGCTAAAATACATTAGCATATGTTGGCCAATGGGTGTGATAACTTAGAAGGGTGATATTTATTGAAAAGGTAAGTCAAACAACTCTCCTAAGTATCGTTAAGAACTAGTATTTGCTCGAAAGAAGATATTTGCGCAAGGAAGACATTAGCTGGTGCAACTTTAACAGAAGGTTAGCGTGAACGACTCTTCTTCTGAAGCGCCTAACAACAAGTAGGAGTATGTTAAACTGTTAAAGCGCTGATATTTGAGGCATGAAGATACTAACTCCATTCTGTCTCATTTCAAAAAGAACggcatgtttagagcaagatagttGCAAAAGGCAGATATTTGCCTGTGCACCTTTATGACATGGAAGATATTAGCGAGTGTGTGCATACCCGAACAACGTCTACCCGAGGTCGACAGACTAGATGCTTTGATGCACTTTTTTCTCGTCGCTATGAGGCTTAACAGCGTGGTGCAACTTTACGAAGTGGATAACCTAGAAATTCCCTTTGTTCTCAAGTGTTTGCAAAACTAATTACTAGTATCTTCCTAATCCCTCGGCTAAAGCGAATGCTGGAAGTGACACTGTCAATCAGTCTCCGATACCTCCATGCCCACTTGCCTCcaaaaccttggatgcaagatacctaGAAAGTGCACATAAAATAAGCAGGGCACTACCGCTACTAACTAGTACTATCTATCACTGTCTTGCTTTAACGCGTGCACCATGCATGCACTAGCCCCTTCCCATCTTAAGCACTCTTAAGGTACGAAGTGTACGATAATAAACTCCCCACATGGATGCTGAGTTGCCGACCATACCAAGAAACTCAAAGGGAAATTCAGATGGATTCCAGTCACGATGCCAGGTAGGATGTCGTGGCAGATCCTTCTATAGCCACGAAAACAAAGCGCGCACTTTTGCTCTATTTTTCTCTAGCATACGGTGAGGACTCGCATAACACGTACACCCGCACTTTCTCGTTGTATCGTAGATAAGAGCGCGCTTTTGCTCCGTTGTTGACGACACGGTAGGGACGCGTACCACCTATACGCACACTTGTGCCACTAGGGCTCGCAGTCGTGAACTTTCACTATGATATTTGATTTTTCTCGAGTTCGAAGAAGTGATTTCTGTGCCATTGGATTTGTTTATGTTATCACCAAAACTCTAACCTGGTCATAGCTAGgtgagtagtagtggagtaggagtAGTATTTCTTTGCACGCGGTTTCTTGTATCAGAATTTAACAATTCTAGAGCCAATTTATCATTTCTACTTTGTagatcatcaaaataagaaaagtaATATTTCTAACTAAAGACCCAGAAAGCGGATTTCAATCAAAATTCCTAAACATGATATTAGTTTTTTCTCTCGTTCACAATGACAGTGTTGTGGAATGTTTTCTTCCTTAAAATAAGATGAAACGCCCGGCCTTTTATATCATCAGATGCAGACAACTACAACACTATTGTAAATAATGTTTGgcaattgaaaaaaaaattcaagGTCATTCACGCTCCCCACAACAACATTGGGTGTTAAACACATATAACATGCACACACCTATATAAGCCATGGTCCAATAGAAAATACAGAAGCCAGTTGGATGATCTTTTGTGTCCACCGGGTGGCAGACCCGGTTAGCAATCTAAAACATTGAtatatgcaaaaaaaaaaagatcTTTTCTGTCCAGAGTCTGCACAGTCTGATCCAAACATATCTGGGAGATACGGGGGAGTTCACTAGAGCAATACCTTCGACATTTAATTTTTTTATCTTGACATTTAGATCTTTAATGTGAGGAAAAAGTTGCGGTTTTTAGTACGCCCTATTTTAACGGGCAGTAGGGACGCGTACAACGTATATGAACACTTGTGCTATTTCTAATATGCAGTGGGGTTGCGCCCCACAATCGCTGTGCCACTAATGCTAGTGGACGTGATCTTTTCCTACCAGATAGGATCTTCGAGGGTTACCCAATGTCTTTTCACCAAATTATTTTACTTCCTTTGATTCAAAATAAGTGTCGTCGTTTTAGGTCAGGGAGTAGTTGTCATTACCAAGTTTGGGCACGGCTAGTAGTAATGCATTGTTCCTTTTTTCGGAGGCTAGTAGTTATTACCACAGACGCTGCCAAGCATCGCCTGACGAAGGCCTCTATTCGAGCCTTCATCTCCCTCTCCAACCAAAATAACCCTCCATGACCTCCAAAACATCCCCAATAAAGCCACCCTTGAACCGGGCCTTCCCGTTGGCGCTAATGCCGCGTGGGCTCTGCTCATGGGCGTGCCCTGCCGGCGGTGAGAGATGAAGGCGGCTAGGGTATGACGATCGGCTTAGCCCCCTCGCGTTTTGTCTAGCAAGCAGTTCAGTAGTGATGTATAGTATTACTTTGTTGTTTTGTTGCGTGCGTTCCGCTGGGATCTCGGACAAAGCAACACCTGATGTCCAAGCAGCATTTACCGGTTCAAAGCAAAGTTTGATAGCTTCATTATAGCATCATTATTGCTTTTGGAGGGTCCTCCCCATAGTAGCCGGAAACGGGGAACGGTGGGCCGTCCCTTGATCCGGATTCACCGGCCCGGAATCTGATTAGGGAACGAGGGTCGATTCGGTAAGATTCGATGCGTATTCGGCGTTTCCGCAGCCGGATCGTCGATTCAGGTTCGGCGACTCGACAGTCTTGGTTCTTGAATCGATCGAGTAAGCAAAAGATCAGCTATATCAATCACGAACTCCTCGTTTTACTCTCTGCCCTATTCTTTTCCACTCCCCTAAATAACTCCTCGTTCTGCTCTCCAATTACTCCAAGGCTGCTAATAAATTTTCCATTGGGAAGGAGATGATGTATTTTAGTCTTCATGAATGGACGATGCAGCCAGTTGCTCCCTGCCCAGCCAGTTCCCTGTATAAGTACTCCCTCGGTCCCTCCCAGCCAGTTGCTCCCCGCATCCGTAAAGATTCACGTTCCTCGTTCCATGGTACCGTACCGGATTCATCGTACCGGAATTGATTGGATCACGATTCCACTTTAGAAAAATCGTTCTAGAGATGTATACCCCCACTGTGCCCTATTTTTTCCAGCCCCCGACTCTCGTCCCCCGTTCCCGTTCCTCGTTCCCACCGTACCGGAAACATGGCAACTATGGTCCTCCCGCTAAGATATGCATTTTTACGGTAAACTGAAAATATAGCTATTCCGGTTATAGCGTTATATTTGACTTTTGCTCCGCTAAGCTTCAACAGGGCCAACATTTTCTGAGCTTTTTGAAATTACGTCACAACAGCCCAAATTTCTGCCATAGTATACCTTCTTTTTTAGTATATAAATATCATGCATGGGTGTAAATCTTGGCTATTGAATTACATAACTGCTCTGCACACGATGAATGATATGCACGACGCCCCATCCTGCAGTGAGCAACCATTTGATGCCACACATGGACGGCTTGGTAGGCTTGTCATCCAAAAATCGTCTGCAGAGTGTCGTCTCCATAGCAGTGCTCATTGAATTAGGATGCTTCATCAGTACATTGGCCTTTTTATGCTtggacatgtactccctccatttgaaaatacttgtcatcaaaatgggtgAAGAACAAGCTTCAGGTGCATAATGAATCGCTTAGTGACCGCTATCTGGGTATGCCTACGGATGTGGGACACTCGAAGAACGACACATTCAAGTATCTTAGAGAAAGAGTATGGGAAAAGATTAAAGGCTGGATGGGAAAATTACTGTCAGCAACAGGCAAAGAGGTTCTTATAAAATCAGTGGCTCAAGCGATACCGGTTTTCTCTATGTCATGTTTCAGGCTCCCAAGAGGATTGTGTGAGAGTGCCACATCCATTATCCGTCAGTTCTGGTGGGGGAGCAAAAGAGGACAGAGAAAACCGGCATGGGTTGCATGGGATACGATGACAATGCCAAAATACATGGGAGGCATGGGGTTTCAAGATCTAGAGCTATTTAACCTGAGCCTCTTAGGTAGGCAAGCATGGAGAATTTTGGAAGATCCAGAGTCACTAAGTGCAAGGATTTTGAAAGCTGTCTATTTTCCAGACCGGTCACTTTTGGAAGCACAGTTGGGCTCACGACCCTCGCAGATTTGGAGGGGGATCTTGGACGGGAGAGACATATTGGCATAAGGGATCATTCGCCGGATAGGGGACGGAGAAGATACATATATCTGGGCTGAGAATTGGATCCCTAGAGAAAGTTTTAAGAGACCAATCACTTCCTTGATCCTGGATCCACCACGTCGAGTAGCAGAGCTCATAGAGGACGCTACAGCCTCTTGGAGAACGCAGCTCGTCCGTTCAGTGTTTACCCCTTTTGATGCAGAGGCAATCCTACAGATACCAATATGCACGCGCCGGGTTTCAGATTTTTGGGTATGGAGCGAGGAGCCGAGGGGCAATTTTTCTGTCAGTTCATGTTATCGCATGCTTGTACGTACAAAGCTGAACATGGAAGCTTGGCTCGAGGGCCGTGAGGGCACTTCAGATGTTGGAGCAGAAGGGAGCGAGTGGGAATCTTTGTGGAAAATGCATGTACCACCTAAGCTTAAGGTGTTTCTTTGGAGATTGGAGAAAAGCTCGATCCCCTCGGGGGAAGTTTTACATCGCAGAAATATGGCCACAACAGCCTCGTGCACTCTGTGTGGAGCTTATGATTCGTGGAAACATGCACTGCTGGAATGCCCTATGTCCCGGAGTACATGGGCGTTGTCGTCTGAACAAATAGTTGATCAGATTAGTTTGAATCACCATGAGGGAGCCAAGGAGTGGATTTTTGCAATGGGAAAAGCTCTACCTTCAGAAGAGTTTGTCAGGTTGGTGACAACCCTTTAGGCCATTTGGGGTGCAAGACGGAAAGTGATTCACGAGGATATTTTCAAAAGCCCGTTCGCTATTAATGCTTTTGTGAACACCTATCTAGGAGAGATCAAAGCCTTATCACATGATAAGGAGCCTCGCAGAACTGGGGCCCCCAGGAGAACAGGGTGGATAGCACCACCTGAGCATTGTGTCAAGATCAATGTCGATACATCGGTAACAAGAGGGAGAACCCATGGCTCTGTGGGTACAATATGCAGGAATTTCGAAGGTGGGTTTGTAGGCGCCTCGGCTGTTGTGTTTCCGAATCAGCAGGACCCATCTACTCTGGAGGCGTTGGAGATCATGGAAGGACTAGCATTAGCACAAGATATTAATCTACAACACGTACAACTAGCCTCAGACTGCAAAGGCGTGGTTACAGAAATCCAAACGGGAAGCGGGGCAAGCTATGGAGCTATTGTTCAAGAGATCAAGATGACAGCCAACTCTTTTCCTTCCTGTAATATAGTCCATGAGTTTAGGAGCTCCAATGTGGATGCTCACAATCTAGCGAAGCATGCGTTAAGATTAGGGCCTggtcgccatgtttggttaggccaaGCCGACGGCATttctttcgtccctgtaaacattgtgacggttTGAATAAAAAGCTTCGCGAGATTGCCTCAAAAAaaaaacttgtcatcaaaatgaataaaaggagatgtatctagatgtattttacatccttttttgtccattttgatgacaagtattttcggacggatgaAGTATATGTCAATTAGATGCAATATACCTTATATGATGCCTATTGTGtgattttgtctttttcactatTTAAGTAAAAATGCTAATAGTAAATGACTTAGTGTCGCTATAACTTTTCATAGCTTCTGGATGAGCCACGGCTAAATGGCATAGCCCACTACATTCGCAAAAAAGGAAAAATGGCATAGCCCACTATTTATAAACCAGAACCCGAATATCCAGCGAACGTTAGACTTCTATGCATGgtaaaccaaatattattcatggcAAACTTAGTTGACGAGCATGACAAATTCGTCTCGGTTTATTTTTACTAGAAAACTGACGTGCTTGCGAACTAAATTTGCCATCATCATGGCAAAATAAATCGCCATAAAAACGTTCAAAGTGACGAACGGGCGGTTGCGACGCCCTCTtcgcctcattaaaatttcaacaaGTTCAGCGTTTGTTCGCCGGCGCACGGCGAGTTCGCTGTCCAGTCCAGAGATACCCCCAACCCGAGGTTCCTTCCTAGCCCCGCCCCGCTTTGCCTCCAACTCCAAGGAAGGCGACCAAAAGGCGAGTGTACGTGCGGGCGCGGCCGCACTCACGCGCGTGTCCCTATCCCTGCAGCAGCTCAGCTGCCTAGCTGCAGCCTGCCTGCAGGGGGCGCAACTTGGCCGGGAAGCGCCCTTTTTCAAAGTACACGCTCCCCCACGAACAATGGTGCGCACCGGGGCCGCGCCCGCTTATATATACCCCATGGCCAGAGCAGAGTGTGACAGACACGAATAGCAGCTACCACAGGCATCAATCATCCAGTTCCAATAGCTTGGAGCAGCGGCCGGGCGAACTCATctccgatcgatcgagctgggCGGGCATCATCATCGATCTCTCTCCTCTCTGATTAACTTGATCAACCATGGGCCGTCCTGACTCGGAGGCGCCGACGTCGAGCATCGCCGCCGCGGGGCTGGCTGCTCTCCGCGACCACGCCCACGGAAAAGGCGATGCCGCGGCGCCGCCGGCGGCGCCGGACTCGCCCTTCGACACCAACGTGGTGATCATCCTCGCCGCGCTCTTCTTCGCGCTGCTCTTCGCCATCGGGCTCAACTCGCTGGCGCGGTGCGCGCTCCGGTACGTGGGCCGCGGCGCCGCGGCCGGCGAGGGCGGGGCGACGGCGCGGGGTGCCGGCCGCGGAGGCAGCGGCATCAAGAGGCGCGTGCTCAGGAGCCTCCCCGTGGAGGTGTACGGGTCCGGGGAGGTGATCGACGACGTGTGCGCCATCTGCCTCGGCGAGTTCGTGGACGGCGAGAAGGTGCGCGTGCTGCCGCGGTGCGCGCACGGGTTCCACGTCCGCTGCGTCGACGCCTGGCTCGTGTCCCACGGCTCCTGCCCCACCTGCCGGCAGCCGGTCATCGAGGGCGCGCCCGCCAAGGGCGCCAGCGGCGGAGCTGCCCAAAGCCAGCGGCCCGCGAGCACGGAAATGATCGCCGTGGTCATCGTGTGACTTCATCCGTCGCGCAACGAAAGCATGCCATTGCCTGCCGGCGCAGCACGAGAAAGCAGCACAGCTCTGCATGCCCAGGTCCTTGTGGCACCATTTTCCGGCATCGATTGCCATGCCTGCCTGCCAGGCGCTGCTTGCTAGTGGATCAACGTATGATCGAACTGCCCAACCGCACATGTAAATATTAGACGGCGCAGAACACTGTACTGGCAATCCGACACACCACGAGTGAAAAGTTTTGCTGGATCAATTTGCCCCCGTGTCCCcctttccgccgccgccgccggcatggGCGCCCGTCCCCTTTTCGGCGCGCCGGGGTCGCAGACGTCGGCGTCAGCGTCGGCCGGTTGCCCGGCGCCAGGACGCGACACGTCGACGCGTGACCGTGTGCCGACCTGCGGATCCGCGCGCGAACCAACCACCCGCGCAATCGCAACGTGCGTGCGTCCCAACGGCGTGCCTTAGCCCGCACGCG
The sequence above is a segment of the Triticum dicoccoides isolate Atlit2015 ecotype Zavitan chromosome 1A, WEW_v2.0, whole genome shotgun sequence genome. Coding sequences within it:
- the LOC119283897 gene encoding RING-H2 finger protein ATL74-like, translated to MGRPDSEAPTSSIAAAGLAALRDHAHGKGDAAAPPAAPDSPFDTNVVIILAALFFALLFAIGLNSLARCALRYVGRGAAAGEGGATARGAGRGGSGIKRRVLRSLPVEVYGSGEVIDDVCAICLGEFVDGEKVRVLPRCAHGFHVRCVDAWLVSHGSCPTCRQPVIEGAPAKGASGGAAQSQRPASTEMIAVVIV